In a single window of the Nicotiana tomentosiformis chromosome 8, ASM39032v3, whole genome shotgun sequence genome:
- the LOC138897611 gene encoding uncharacterized protein, with product MVKDCLDYARGCKACHFHTNFIHQPREVLYPIVASWPFDSWRLDVVRPLPKSSGGHLHILDATEYFSKWAEVVALKEVKNENVAKFHPSKHYLSLQNSLLHNNE from the coding sequence atggtaaaagattgcttggactacgctcgaGGATGCAAGGCTTGCCATTTCCATACAAATTTTATTCATCAGCCTCGCGAAGTGTTATATCCAATTGTTGCATCATGGCCGTTTGACTCTTGGAGACTGGATGTTGTTAGACCACTGCCAAAATCCTCTGGCGGGCACTTACACATCTTGGATGCAACTgaatacttctcaaaatgggctgaagttgttgctcttaaggaagtaaagaaTGAAAATGTTGccaagtttcatccgagtaaacattATCTATCACTTCAGAATTCCTTGTTACATAATAACGAATAA
- the LOC138897612 gene encoding uncharacterized protein, which translates to MYFDGAAHRGGADAGVVFVTSQGEVLPYSFALTQLCSNYIAEYQALILGLEMAVNMKQLQLQVFGDSQLVVNQLLGSYEVKKLELRPYHNYAKQLMGWVGDVTIQHVPRKENKKVDVLAALASSLTLPDQAQVTICQIWVVSPPNEGVSEENELEHFVANFETEKEE; encoded by the coding sequence atgtactttgatggtgctgcacatCGCGGAGGAGCCGATGCTGgcgtagtatttgtcacttctcaagggGAGGTTCTACCCTACTCATTTGCGTTAACACAACTCTGCTCCAACTATATTGCTGAATATCAAgcactaatacttgggcttgaaatggctgtcAATATGAAGCAgttgcaattgcaagtctttggtgactcccAATTAGTGGTCAACCAGCTTTTAGGTAGCTACGAGGTCAAGAAACTTGAACTACGCCCTTATCATAATTATGCTAAACAATTGATGGGATGGGTTGGTGACGTAACTATTCAACATGTGCCTAGGAAGGAAAACAAGAAGGTTGATGTtttagctgccctagcttcaTCATTAACCCTGCCagatcaagcgcaagttactatCTGCCAAATATGGGTAGTATCGCCGCCAAATGAAGGTGtaagtgaagaaaatgaactcgaGCATTTTGTCGCTAATTTTGAAACTGAGAAGGAAGAATGA